In Bacillus sp. Marseille-Q1617, a genomic segment contains:
- a CDS encoding DNA translocase FtsK — MSWIKKIMNKLSDQDEPIEEYYEEEVEESEPRSEKRIFNNKVLNHSRNVEARMTYQYPKGNFRFPLISDGENVNEPRPSRKRREPEQKEKQETKREEVRGIERKPRKSQLQKSTYSEKASPERTKSIERQTEKNNKNVKTKKVEKGNSRPFRPTEIPSPIYGFRTRPVKPVEKTEVEYELKEFLHNGEAVKEEKHDVYPPEVEKVNEVIEESRSQNRAGVEASLIGNEFSFKENGSEHVVGEQSEQNQGAAETFQSEQHQEAAETSTEEDMTSVPGAHSPAAAQQESPETASFTEEEAPVNKETFESHDSSDVLSIREENTAQAEGGKAPESGERQVLKSVTPDQPEVSIDEQESEYPDQPIKTQEVQPQLNNGKVQEEERKPRKRSHLPFNVLMLKQDKRQMNQRHRTNGIQERKPAHTSLPNREERRQTVPVQQGQVQNSSAGLENESANDGQTASGGTVTSVQSVPNPTAERQEAVVETQSPLYERNAQEQAVSESRTDNQVGNQSNKVQGEEAVKSYSELTSSVKSTKGYTFPEMDYLMPPVSKKLSGEWLESQKNLLDETLHNFNVRAKVVNVTQGPSVTRFEVQPEPGVKVNKITNLADDIKLSLAAKDIRIEAPIPGKHTIGIEVPNRESRPVCISEVIASPAFQESESALTAALGLDISGQPIVTDLSKMPHGLIAGATGSGKSVCINSILVSLLYKASPDELKLLLIDPKMVELAPYNRIPHLVSPVITDVKAATAALKWAVEEMERRYELFAHTGVRDIKRFNELAKRNKQYNDTLPYMVIVIDELADLMMMSPADVEEAICRIAQKARACGIHLIIATQRPSVDVITGLIKANVPTRVAFSVSSGVDSRTIIDGSGAERLLGKGDMLFLENGSSKPVRLQGTFVSDDEIDEIIHHVREQREPDYIFQQDELIKKAQVTEEEDELFFEACEFVIDQGGASASSLQRRFRIGYNRAARLMEMMEKSGVISESRGSKPRDVLISESELETLA; from the coding sequence GTGAGTTGGATTAAAAAAATAATGAATAAACTATCAGATCAAGATGAGCCAATTGAAGAATATTATGAAGAAGAAGTTGAAGAAAGTGAGCCACGGTCTGAAAAACGCATATTTAATAATAAAGTCTTAAATCATTCAAGAAACGTAGAAGCCAGAATGACCTATCAATACCCAAAAGGGAATTTTCGTTTCCCGCTTATTTCTGACGGGGAAAACGTGAATGAGCCCCGTCCTTCGAGAAAACGGAGAGAGCCGGAACAAAAGGAAAAACAGGAGACGAAGCGGGAAGAAGTACGGGGGATCGAACGAAAACCTCGTAAAAGCCAGCTTCAAAAGTCAACATATTCAGAAAAGGCTTCACCTGAGCGAACCAAATCGATAGAGCGGCAGACCGAAAAAAACAATAAGAATGTAAAGACCAAAAAAGTTGAAAAAGGAAACAGCCGTCCGTTTCGCCCGACAGAAATCCCTTCCCCTATATATGGTTTCAGAACGAGACCGGTTAAACCAGTTGAAAAAACTGAAGTGGAATATGAACTTAAGGAGTTCTTACATAATGGGGAAGCAGTAAAAGAAGAAAAGCATGATGTATATCCTCCCGAAGTAGAAAAAGTAAATGAAGTAATAGAAGAAAGTCGCAGCCAGAACCGTGCGGGGGTTGAAGCATCTTTGATAGGAAATGAATTTTCCTTTAAGGAAAATGGCAGCGAGCACGTAGTCGGGGAACAAAGTGAGCAGAACCAAGGTGCTGCAGAAACTTTCCAAAGTGAACAGCATCAAGAGGCTGCCGAAACATCAACTGAAGAAGATATGACTTCAGTGCCGGGAGCTCATTCACCTGCCGCAGCACAACAGGAATCACCCGAGACAGCCTCATTCACAGAAGAGGAAGCACCGGTAAATAAGGAAACTTTCGAATCACATGACAGCTCAGATGTACTTTCAATCAGGGAAGAAAATACAGCTCAAGCTGAAGGGGGCAAGGCGCCAGAAAGTGGTGAGAGACAAGTTTTAAAATCGGTTACTCCCGACCAACCGGAAGTATCCATAGATGAACAAGAATCAGAATATCCTGATCAGCCGATAAAGACACAGGAAGTACAACCGCAGCTGAACAACGGGAAGGTTCAGGAGGAAGAACGCAAGCCCAGAAAAAGATCGCATCTTCCCTTTAACGTCTTGATGTTGAAACAGGATAAACGTCAGATGAATCAACGCCACAGAACAAATGGGATACAGGAAAGAAAGCCGGCGCACACTTCTCTCCCGAACCGTGAGGAGAGAAGGCAGACAGTCCCTGTGCAGCAGGGGCAGGTGCAGAATTCATCTGCAGGATTGGAAAATGAATCAGCAAATGATGGCCAAACGGCAAGCGGAGGCACTGTGACATCGGTTCAATCTGTTCCAAACCCCACAGCGGAAAGACAAGAAGCTGTGGTTGAAACCCAATCTCCCTTATATGAAAGAAATGCACAAGAACAGGCTGTTTCTGAAAGCAGAACAGACAACCAAGTGGGAAATCAGTCGAATAAGGTCCAGGGAGAAGAAGCTGTAAAAAGTTACAGTGAACTTACATCATCGGTGAAGAGTACAAAAGGATATACGTTTCCCGAAATGGACTACTTGATGCCTCCCGTTTCGAAGAAGTTGAGCGGGGAATGGCTCGAATCACAGAAAAATCTTTTGGATGAGACGCTTCATAACTTTAATGTACGTGCCAAAGTGGTCAATGTCACCCAGGGCCCGTCTGTTACACGATTCGAAGTGCAGCCGGAGCCCGGGGTAAAGGTAAATAAGATCACGAATCTTGCGGATGATATCAAACTCAGCCTTGCAGCTAAAGATATCCGGATCGAAGCGCCGATTCCGGGGAAGCATACGATCGGTATCGAGGTGCCGAACAGGGAAAGCCGTCCTGTCTGCATCAGTGAGGTAATTGCCAGTCCTGCCTTCCAGGAATCTGAATCAGCGCTGACTGCAGCCCTTGGACTTGATATTTCCGGTCAGCCGATCGTGACCGATTTGAGTAAGATGCCTCATGGACTGATTGCCGGCGCCACAGGGTCGGGGAAAAGTGTATGCATCAACTCCATACTGGTCAGTCTTTTGTATAAAGCATCACCGGATGAGTTGAAGCTTTTGTTGATCGATCCGAAAATGGTGGAGCTCGCACCATATAACCGCATCCCGCATCTGGTCAGTCCGGTCATCACTGATGTCAAAGCGGCAACGGCAGCATTGAAATGGGCTGTCGAGGAGATGGAAAGACGGTATGAATTGTTTGCCCATACCGGTGTGAGGGATATCAAGCGCTTCAATGAACTGGCAAAGAGAAACAAGCAATACAATGATACGCTTCCGTATATGGTCATCGTGATCGATGAGCTTGCGGACCTCATGATGATGTCGCCTGCAGATGTTGAAGAAGCCATCTGCCGTATCGCACAGAAAGCCCGTGCCTGCGGTATCCACTTGATCATCGCGACACAGCGGCCGTCAGTTGATGTCATCACAGGATTGATCAAAGCGAATGTGCCGACAAGGGTTGCATTCTCTGTTTCTTCAGGGGTTGATTCCAGAACGATCATTGATGGAAGCGGTGCTGAGCGCCTGCTCGGAAAAGGGGATATGCTGTTCCTTGAAAACGGTTCTTCCAAACCTGTAAGGCTGCAAGGTACCTTTGTATCAGATGATGAAATTGATGAAATCATCCATCATGTAAGAGAGCAAAGAGAGCCGGATTATATCTTTCAGCAGGATGAACTGATCAAAAAGGCGCAAGTGACGGAAGAAGAAGATGAATTGTTTTTCGAAGCATGCGAATTTGTCATCGATCAAGGAGGGGCTTCTGCTTCAAGCCTCCAAAGACGGTTCAGAATCGGGTATAACCGTGCAGCAAGATTGATGGAAATGATGGAAAAGAGTGGTGTCATTTCAGAATCAAGAGGCAGCAAGCCAAGGGATGTCCTGATCTCCGAGAGTGAATTGGAGACATTGGCATAG
- the murC gene encoding UDP-N-acetylmuramate--L-alanine ligase — MTIYHFVGIKGSGMSALAQILHDMDYEVQGSDVDKYFFTQKSLDESNIKILPFQKENIGGDMHVIAGNAFPDTHEEIEAAIEQGVPITRYHKFLGDFMQKFTSVAVTGAHGKTSTTGLLAHVISGAKPTSYLIGDGTGKGEVDAQYFVFEACEYRRHFLSYYPDYAIMTNIDFDHPDYFANIDDVFSAFQEMAMQVKKGIIACGDDEQLQKIQAQVPVVFYGFAEENDFQARNVSRDREGTSFDVFVRNEFYASFKIPTFGDHNILNALSVIAICHYEELDTAVVQDRLSSFKGVKRRFSEKELGSQILIDDYAHHPTEIKATVDSARQKYPEKEIIAVFQPHTFTRTQTFLSEFAESLDMADKVYLCEIFGSARENHGKLSIQDLQSKIEGSEIIDEHDTTPLLDHDNGVLIFMGAGDVQKFQEAYEATLKEKLAEN, encoded by the coding sequence ATGACTATATATCATTTCGTAGGAATCAAGGGTTCGGGTATGAGTGCATTAGCCCAAATACTCCACGATATGGACTACGAGGTCCAAGGATCTGATGTAGATAAATATTTCTTTACTCAAAAGTCTTTAGACGAATCAAATATAAAAATCCTTCCTTTCCAGAAAGAAAATATCGGAGGGGATATGCATGTGATTGCAGGAAATGCTTTTCCTGATACACATGAAGAAATAGAAGCGGCAATCGAACAAGGTGTACCGATCACGAGATATCATAAATTCCTTGGTGACTTCATGCAGAAGTTTACAAGCGTGGCGGTGACCGGTGCTCATGGTAAAACGTCCACGACCGGACTACTGGCACACGTGATCAGCGGTGCAAAGCCTACTTCGTACCTGATCGGTGATGGTACCGGTAAGGGGGAAGTGGATGCTCAATACTTCGTCTTTGAAGCATGCGAGTATCGACGTCATTTCTTATCCTACTATCCTGACTATGCCATCATGACGAATATCGATTTTGATCATCCTGATTATTTCGCCAATATCGATGATGTGTTTTCCGCATTCCAGGAGATGGCGATGCAAGTGAAAAAAGGCATTATTGCTTGTGGTGATGATGAACAATTACAGAAGATCCAGGCTCAGGTTCCGGTGGTATTTTACGGTTTTGCTGAAGAAAATGATTTCCAGGCAAGAAACGTGAGCCGTGACCGCGAAGGAACTTCCTTTGATGTATTCGTACGGAATGAATTCTATGCAAGCTTTAAAATCCCTACATTCGGTGATCACAATATCCTAAATGCGCTGTCCGTCATCGCGATTTGCCATTATGAAGAGTTGGATACAGCCGTTGTACAGGATAGACTCAGCAGCTTCAAGGGTGTAAAACGCCGTTTCTCTGAAAAAGAACTCGGTTCCCAGATTCTGATTGATGACTATGCGCATCATCCGACTGAAATCAAAGCAACGGTGGATTCCGCGCGTCAAAAATATCCTGAGAAGGAGATTATCGCTGTATTCCAACCGCATACTTTCACCCGTACGCAAACCTTCCTGTCTGAGTTTGCTGAAAGCCTTGATATGGCGGATAAAGTGTACTTATGCGAGATTTTCGGTTCAGCAAGAGAAAATCATGGCAAACTGTCGATCCAAGATCTGCAAAGTAAAATTGAAGGATCTGAAATTATCGACGAACATGATACTACTCCTTTATTGGACCATGACAACGGTGTCCTGATCTTTATGGGAGCGGGAGATGTCCAAAAGTTCCAGGAAGCATACGAAGCGACATTAAAAGAAAAACTAGCAGAAAACTAA
- a CDS encoding aminopeptidase → MKDPRIEKLARNLIQYSVQLQPGEKVLIENFGLQRELVTALVKEAYAAGGFPFVSIKDHSVDRALLLGAQDDQYNMMADFEANVMKEMDAYIGLRSGDNISEQSDVPDEKMKIHGNTIGKKVHREIRVPKKKWVVLRYPNASMAQLAKMSTEAFEDFYFDVCNLDYSKMDKAMDNLVELMNKTDEVRLVGEGTDLTFSIKDIPAVKCAGRLNIPDGEVYSAPVKESVNGTISYNTPSPYNGFTFENVKLTFRDGKIVEATANDTERINKIFDTDEGARYVGEFAIGVNPFIQHPMQDILFDEKIDGSFHFTPGECYEDAYNGNHSNIHWDMVMIQRPEYGGGEIYFDDVLIRKDGKFVLPELEVLNPDNLK, encoded by the coding sequence ATGAAAGATCCGCGTATTGAAAAACTGGCAAGGAATTTAATTCAATATTCTGTCCAACTGCAGCCAGGTGAAAAAGTGCTGATCGAAAACTTCGGCTTACAACGCGAATTGGTCACAGCACTCGTTAAAGAAGCTTATGCAGCAGGAGGCTTCCCATTTGTATCCATCAAAGATCACTCAGTGGACCGTGCACTGCTGCTCGGGGCGCAGGATGATCAATACAATATGATGGCTGATTTCGAGGCGAATGTCATGAAGGAAATGGACGCGTATATCGGTCTTCGTTCCGGTGATAATATCAGCGAGCAATCAGACGTTCCGGATGAAAAAATGAAAATCCACGGGAACACGATTGGAAAGAAAGTACATAGGGAAATCCGCGTTCCGAAGAAAAAATGGGTGGTACTGCGCTATCCGAATGCATCAATGGCTCAGTTGGCAAAAATGAGCACGGAAGCATTTGAAGACTTCTATTTTGATGTCTGCAACCTTGATTACAGTAAAATGGATAAGGCAATGGACAACCTTGTCGAACTCATGAACAAAACGGATGAAGTCCGCCTCGTTGGAGAAGGGACCGATCTGACGTTCTCGATCAAAGATATTCCGGCGGTAAAATGTGCAGGACGTTTGAATATACCTGATGGAGAAGTTTATTCTGCTCCAGTCAAGGAGTCTGTAAATGGAACCATTTCCTACAACACTCCATCCCCTTATAACGGGTTTACTTTTGAGAACGTAAAGCTTACGTTCAGAGACGGAAAGATTGTAGAAGCAACCGCCAATGATACGGAAAGAATCAATAAGATATTCGATACGGATGAAGGAGCCAGATACGTCGGTGAATTCGCCATTGGAGTCAATCCTTTCATCCAGCATCCGATGCAGGATATCCTCTTCGATGAGAAAATCGACGGAAGCTTCCACTTCACTCCTGGTGAATGCTATGAAGACGCCTACAACGGAAATCATTCAAACATCCACTGGGATATGGTCATGATTCAAAGACCCGAATACGGAGGAGGAGAGATTTACTTCGACGACGTACTGATCCGAAAAGACGGAAAATTCGTCCTTCCTGAACTCGAAGTACTGAATCCTGATAATCTTAAATAA
- a CDS encoding DUF948 domain-containing protein — translation MEIILYLSVAVIAIAFFILVISVMKTLKSMGTTLDSVSSTLNGLETQLQGVTKESTELLHKTNLLAEDIQRKSEDLNTVVYAVKDVGHSIQNLNNSVKKVSTSISSELERNQGKISQVVQWGNAIIELKDKWKQKKEQQSSLSDNAVQNQPAHTEVQSREKLVKRARSYNN, via the coding sequence ATGGAAATAATTCTTTATCTAAGTGTAGCAGTTATTGCAATTGCCTTTTTCATTTTAGTAATAAGCGTTATGAAAACCTTGAAATCAATGGGGACGACCCTCGACAGTGTATCAAGTACGTTGAACGGTCTTGAAACCCAGCTTCAGGGAGTGACAAAGGAGTCTACTGAATTACTACATAAAACGAACCTTTTAGCCGAGGATATCCAGCGCAAGTCTGAGGATCTGAACACCGTTGTTTATGCAGTAAAAGATGTAGGTCATTCCATTCAGAACCTTAATAACTCGGTAAAGAAAGTGAGCACTTCCATCTCTTCTGAGCTCGAAAGGAATCAAGGGAAGATCTCCCAGGTGGTTCAGTGGGGAAATGCGATCATCGAGTTAAAGGACAAGTGGAAGCAAAAAAAGGAACAACAGTCGAGTCTTTCTGACAACGCTGTTCAAAATCAACCCGCACACACAGAAGTTCAATCTCGAGAAAAATTGGTTAAAAGAGCAAGATCTTATAACAATTAG
- a CDS encoding YtxH domain-containing protein produces MTQNQTQNQQTNDSNNINSKDFMIGTLIGGIVGAATALLLAPKSGKDLRNDLNEQAGVIKEKSGQWKDTAVEKSNELAAVAKEKSAALSKTVQEQSNTVKDKFKSYRSKNNSEDVNDELQEVPVGDATPVQESDDVNQKLEETKKAFDETEKTYNQ; encoded by the coding sequence ATGACACAAAACCAAACTCAAAATCAGCAAACAAACGACAGTAACAACATCAACTCAAAGGACTTCATGATCGGCACATTGATCGGAGGGATTGTAGGAGCTGCAACAGCACTTTTACTTGCTCCTAAATCCGGAAAGGATCTGCGTAACGACCTTAATGAACAAGCCGGCGTAATAAAAGAAAAGTCAGGTCAATGGAAAGATACAGCGGTTGAAAAGAGCAATGAATTAGCGGCAGTCGCTAAAGAAAAGTCTGCGGCACTTTCAAAGACTGTTCAGGAGCAATCCAATACAGTGAAAGATAAGTTCAAATCTTACCGTTCAAAAAACAACAGTGAAGATGTAAATGACGAGCTTCAGGAAGTGCCTGTGGGAGATGCGACTCCTGTTCAGGAATCTGATGATGTAAATCAAAAGCTTGAAGAAACGAAAAAAGCTTTTGATGAAACAGAAAAAACGTATAACCAATAA
- the ytxJ gene encoding bacillithiol system redox-active protein YtxJ: MQKIETVQQFEQLAETKPRFFFMKHSLTCPISSNAFNDYQAFLNNNREEEGYYLAVQESRELSSHIAEKYAIKHESPQAFLFIDGKPGWNASHWNITEKELSKL, translated from the coding sequence ATGCAAAAGATTGAAACGGTCCAGCAATTCGAACAACTTGCAGAAACGAAGCCCCGCTTTTTCTTTATGAAACACAGTCTGACTTGTCCGATCAGCTCAAATGCGTTCAATGATTATCAAGCGTTCTTAAATAACAATAGGGAAGAAGAGGGTTATTATCTGGCGGTCCAGGAATCCAGGGAACTCTCGAGCCATATTGCTGAGAAATATGCCATCAAGCATGAATCGCCGCAAGCATTCCTGTTCATCGACGGAAAACCCGGCTGGAACGCATCCCACTGGAACATCACCGAAAAAGAACTGAGTAAACTATAA
- a CDS encoding YtxH domain-containing protein, which yields MVQSYQNQMNKSNNVNQIPTVKEKRSGKLVKGIVLGAVVGGAVAMMDKNTRKKITNGTSSMKDSTMGMVSKVKENPSGVMNDWQDRIKSASSVLKEAINDAQKLYEKVNGEVIDQVNQVKDDSTEIIATTKEAAEDLKEIGSKVKEAGEEVTSDSTQTSSASTSISSSNKENIHSTNKPSSVPGQIGS from the coding sequence ATGGTACAGTCTTACCAAAATCAAATGAATAAATCAAACAACGTAAACCAAATCCCTACCGTTAAGGAGAAAAGAAGCGGGAAGCTTGTTAAAGGAATCGTACTCGGAGCCGTCGTTGGCGGAGCGGTTGCCATGATGGATAAGAATACAAGAAAGAAAATTACAAACGGTACGAGCTCAATGAAGGACTCTACAATGGGCATGGTTTCAAAAGTGAAAGAAAATCCATCAGGAGTCATGAATGACTGGCAGGATCGAATCAAGTCAGCTTCATCTGTATTAAAAGAAGCGATCAATGACGCGCAAAAACTATATGAAAAAGTAAACGGGGAAGTCATCGATCAAGTGAATCAGGTAAAAGATGACTCAACAGAGATCATCGCCACTACAAAGGAAGCAGCTGAAGATCTTAAGGAAATCGGCAGTAAAGTAAAGGAAGCCGGTGAAGAAGTGACGTCGGATTCTACACAAACTTCATCTGCATCAACGTCCATTTCATCTTCGAATAAAGAGAATATTCACAGCACGAATAAGCCGAGCAGTGTCCCTGGACAGATCGGTTCATAA
- a CDS encoding cell division protein FtsA, giving the protein MFTLQKIFSLDIGTRSVVGIILEEKDGKYHVSDIEVEEHKKRAMLDGQIHDVPAVSNVITSIKKKLAEKHGPLHKVCVAAAGRALKTEKSAASFSIKGKPLLKKEDILHLELSAVQQAQAQAAENESDDKSYHYYCVGYSVLYYRLDGEEIGSLIDQQGDEASVEIIATFLPRVVVESLLAALNRAGLEMEALTLEPIAAINVLIPQSMRRLNVALVDIGAGTSDIALTNKGTVTAYGMVPTAGDEITEAISDALLLDFPLAEKAKRELHQSETISVTDILGFESELSVQEVVDKIHPSIEHLARKISHEILLLNNQKSPQAVMLVGGGSLTPKLHIELARSLNLPENRVAVRGIEAIQDLTFTDAAAKGPELVTPVGIAIAAKQAPVQYVTIHVNDQPIRLFEVKDLTIGDGLLAAGLKINRLYGKPGNAYFITINGQKVTLPGGYGHPPVISRNGKEASVDDRLMNHDRITVIKGSDGTSPTVRIRELVDDIPDKTVTINEKAHTLSPKLLRNGKSATLDETLQDGDTIHYEARETIAEALRKLGYDEWLEKCKPFRLTLNGKETFIPSFGGKVFVNNLEVKPSSALGHNDRIMLKAPEHPTVGQLLMKINDYRERSIEVVFNGSPVKLKQEAAKVYKEGKPLNLNDPIRTGDSITIEEKAAHSFIFQDIFNHVEVSMPEHGNASFQLIRNGEETTFYEEIQAGDSLEIRWANAYK; this is encoded by the coding sequence GTGTTTACTTTGCAAAAAATTTTTTCATTGGATATAGGAACCCGTTCAGTCGTGGGCATCATTTTAGAGGAAAAAGACGGGAAATACCATGTATCCGACATTGAAGTGGAAGAGCACAAGAAAAGGGCGATGCTAGACGGGCAGATTCATGATGTCCCCGCTGTTTCGAATGTCATTACATCCATTAAGAAGAAGCTGGCAGAAAAGCATGGACCGCTTCACAAAGTATGTGTCGCTGCTGCCGGCAGAGCATTAAAAACCGAAAAATCAGCTGCCTCGTTTTCCATTAAAGGCAAGCCTCTCCTGAAAAAAGAAGATATCCTCCATTTGGAACTCAGTGCCGTCCAGCAGGCACAAGCCCAGGCCGCAGAAAATGAAAGCGATGACAAAAGCTATCACTATTATTGCGTCGGCTACTCCGTATTATATTATCGGCTGGACGGCGAGGAAATCGGCAGCCTGATCGATCAGCAGGGGGACGAGGCCAGTGTGGAAATCATTGCAACCTTCCTTCCCAGGGTTGTAGTCGAATCACTTTTGGCTGCATTAAATCGAGCGGGGCTTGAAATGGAAGCATTGACGCTTGAACCAATCGCGGCAATCAATGTTCTGATCCCTCAGTCCATGAGGAGATTGAATGTCGCCCTTGTGGATATCGGAGCGGGAACATCCGATATTGCGCTGACCAATAAGGGAACCGTCACCGCATACGGGATGGTCCCGACCGCCGGGGATGAAATTACTGAAGCCATCAGTGACGCATTACTGCTCGATTTCCCACTGGCGGAAAAAGCAAAAAGGGAACTTCATCAATCTGAGACCATTTCTGTGACCGATATTTTAGGATTTGAATCAGAGCTTTCAGTACAGGAAGTGGTAGATAAAATACATCCTTCAATTGAACATCTTGCCCGGAAGATCTCACATGAAATTCTTCTATTAAACAATCAAAAGTCACCGCAGGCTGTCATGCTCGTAGGCGGAGGCAGCTTGACGCCAAAATTGCATATTGAGTTGGCCAGGTCATTGAACCTTCCGGAAAACAGAGTAGCTGTAAGAGGAATTGAAGCCATCCAAGATTTAACGTTTACAGACGCTGCCGCTAAAGGCCCGGAGCTTGTAACGCCTGTCGGCATTGCAATCGCCGCTAAACAAGCGCCTGTCCAGTACGTAACCATTCACGTGAATGATCAGCCGATCCGCCTGTTCGAGGTCAAGGATCTAACCATCGGGGATGGGCTGCTTGCTGCTGGACTGAAAATAAACAGATTGTACGGAAAGCCAGGTAATGCCTACTTTATCACGATCAATGGACAGAAAGTGACCCTTCCCGGAGGCTACGGTCATCCCCCTGTGATTTCTAGGAACGGTAAAGAAGCATCCGTGGACGACAGACTGATGAACCATGACAGGATCACGGTCATTAAAGGATCGGACGGGACGTCCCCCACTGTAAGAATAAGAGAGTTAGTCGATGATATTCCTGATAAGACAGTGACAATCAATGAGAAGGCACATACTCTGTCACCCAAACTTTTAAGAAACGGAAAGAGTGCCACCTTGGATGAGACGCTCCAAGACGGGGACACCATTCATTATGAGGCAAGGGAAACGATTGCCGAGGCATTGAGAAAGCTAGGGTATGATGAGTGGCTGGAAAAATGTAAACCATTCCGCCTCACCCTCAACGGAAAAGAAACCTTCATCCCTTCATTCGGAGGGAAGGTGTTCGTTAATAATTTGGAGGTTAAACCTTCTTCTGCCCTTGGTCATAATGACCGCATCATGTTAAAGGCACCAGAGCACCCTACAGTCGGACAATTACTGATGAAAATAAATGATTATCGTGAACGTTCGATCGAGGTCGTGTTCAATGGCAGCCCTGTTAAATTGAAGCAGGAAGCGGCAAAGGTTTATAAAGAAGGAAAGCCATTAAATCTGAATGACCCCATACGTACCGGAGATTCGATAACAATTGAGGAAAAAGCAGCACATTCGTTTATTTTCCAGGATATCTTTAATCACGTGGAAGTTTCCATGCCTGAACACGGGAATGCATCCTTTCAGTTAATAAGGAATGGGGAAGAAACCACTTTTTATGAGGAAATACAAGCTGGGGACAGTCTCGAGATACGATGGGCGAATGCGTATAAATAA
- a CDS encoding bifunctional 3-deoxy-7-phosphoheptulonate synthase/chorismate mutase encodes MSNQELDQLRKKVDEMNLKLLETINERAKLVQEIGRVKEKQGVYRYDPVRERGMLDLIKENNNGPFEHSTIEHIFKEVFKAGLELQKDDHRKALLVSRKKKAEDTIVNINGDAIGDGNPHFIFGPCAVESYEQVAQVAQAVKAKGLKLLRGGAFKPRTSPYDFQGLGIEGLKILKKVADEYDLAVVSEIVNPADIEPALDYIDVIQIGARNMQNFELLKAAGAVKKPVLLKRGLAATIDEFINAAEYIISQGNGDIILCERGIRTYEKATRNTLDISAVPILKQETHLPVFVDVTHSTGRRDLLLPTAKAAIAIGADGVMAEVHPDPAVALSDSAQQMDLDQFDHFYQELLKGRTINV; translated from the coding sequence GTGAGTAATCAAGAGCTCGATCAATTGCGAAAAAAAGTCGACGAGATGAACTTAAAACTATTAGAAACCATCAATGAACGTGCTAAGCTCGTTCAGGAAATCGGGCGTGTGAAGGAAAAGCAAGGAGTATACCGTTATGATCCTGTTCGTGAAAGAGGAATGTTAGACCTGATCAAGGAAAATAACAATGGTCCATTTGAACATTCGACTATTGAACATATCTTTAAAGAGGTCTTTAAAGCTGGTTTAGAATTACAGAAAGATGATCATCGCAAAGCATTGCTAGTATCCCGTAAGAAAAAAGCAGAGGATACGATTGTAAATATCAATGGAGATGCAATCGGTGACGGAAATCCTCATTTCATCTTCGGCCCGTGTGCAGTGGAATCGTATGAACAGGTTGCTCAAGTTGCACAGGCTGTCAAAGCGAAAGGATTGAAACTTCTTCGCGGCGGGGCCTTCAAGCCAAGAACATCCCCATATGATTTCCAGGGGCTGGGTATTGAAGGATTAAAGATTCTTAAAAAGGTTGCGGATGAATACGATCTGGCGGTAGTCAGTGAGATCGTGAATCCTGCAGATATCGAACCGGCACTCGATTACATCGATGTGATCCAGATTGGTGCGAGAAACATGCAGAACTTCGAATTGCTGAAAGCTGCAGGCGCAGTGAAGAAACCGGTTCTATTAAAAAGAGGTCTGGCTGCAACGATCGATGAATTCATCAATGCAGCTGAATATATTATTTCTCAGGGCAACGGGGACATCATCCTTTGTGAACGCGGAATCCGTACGTACGAGAAAGCGACACGGAACACACTTGATATCTCTGCTGTACCGATCCTGAAACAAGAGACTCACCTTCCTGTATTCGTGGATGTCACGCATTCCACAGGGCGCAGAGACCTTCTGCTTCCAACAGCGAAAGCGGCAATCGCCATCGGAGCCGACGGAGTGATGGCAGAAGTACATCCGGACCCTGCTGTAGCCCTATCCGACTCAGCACAGCAAATGGATCTGGACCAATTCGATCACTTCTACCAGGAACTATTAAAAGGACGTACAATCAACGTTTAA